The following are encoded in a window of Chloroflexia bacterium SDU3-3 genomic DNA:
- a CDS encoding zinc ribbon domain-containing protein has translation MEAIQSLITNTIPILVVLGWALLAYLILLWAASVLWAYRDIRSRSDDVVVQVFAVSLVLLLPFAGIVLHMILRPRQTLGEKYERTLEEQYMRRDLEEPYVCPHCQRGIEPDFILCPHCHTSLRRRCETCSHVIDLTWSVCPYCGEDGTGRAMHQLYRRAPETQPVEALKR, from the coding sequence TTGGAAGCGATTCAGTCGCTGATCACAAATACGATACCCATCCTGGTGGTGCTTGGCTGGGCCTTGCTCGCCTACCTTATTCTGCTGTGGGCCGCATCGGTGCTGTGGGCCTACCGCGACATCCGCAGCCGCAGCGACGATGTGGTGGTGCAGGTGTTCGCGGTCTCGCTGGTGCTGCTGCTGCCGTTCGCCGGGATCGTGCTGCACATGATCCTGCGCCCGCGCCAGACCCTAGGCGAGAAGTACGAGCGCACGCTGGAAGAGCAATATATGCGGCGCGACCTTGAGGAGCCGTATGTCTGCCCGCACTGCCAGCGCGGCATCGAGCCAGATTTCATCCTCTGCCCGCACTGCCACACCTCGCTGCGCCGCCGCTGCGAGACATGCAGCCACGTGATCGACCTCACGTGGTCGGTCTGCCCCTACTGTGGCGAGGACGGCACCGGGCGGGCCATGCACCAGCTCTACCGCCGCGCCCCCGAGACGCAGCCAGTGGAGGCGCTGAAGCGCTAG
- the tmk gene encoding dTMP kinase gives MSLFITFEGPEGSGKSTQSRLLYEYMVERGYPVILVREPGGTRISDMIRRIVLDLHNTEILPMTETLLFSAARAQLVHEVIRPYLAHDGIVLCDRYADSTYAYQGFGLGRDMSELRILTEMATGGLQPDMTIYLDLSAEDGLERKARARERLRSQSAPLTPMPEGRTGVPVEWNRLDARELEFHKRVEEGYRQLINESKERWHVFNACLAVEEIAAQIGDTVESVLHQS, from the coding sequence ATGAGTCTATTTATCACATTCGAGGGGCCTGAGGGCAGCGGGAAGAGCACCCAGTCGCGGCTGCTCTACGAGTACATGGTCGAGCGCGGATACCCCGTCATCCTGGTGCGCGAGCCGGGCGGCACGCGGATCAGCGACATGATCCGGCGGATCGTGCTGGACCTGCACAACACCGAGATTCTGCCCATGACCGAGACGCTGCTGTTCTCGGCGGCGCGCGCCCAGCTGGTCCACGAGGTCATCCGGCCCTACCTGGCCCACGATGGCATCGTGCTGTGCGACCGCTACGCCGACTCGACCTACGCCTACCAGGGCTTCGGCCTGGGCCGCGACATGAGCGAGCTGCGCATCCTGACCGAGATGGCCACCGGCGGCCTACAGCCCGACATGACCATCTACCTCGACCTGAGCGCCGAGGATGGCCTGGAGCGCAAGGCCCGCGCCCGCGAGCGCCTCCGCTCGCAGTCGGCCCCGCTGACCCCGATGCCCGAGGGCCGCACGGGCGTGCCGGTCGAGTGGAATCGGCTCGACGCCCGCGAGCTAGAGTTCCACAAGCGGGTGGAGGAGGGCTACCGCCAGCTGATCAACGAGTCGAAGGAGCGCTGGCACGTGTTCAACGCCTGCCTGGCGGTCGAGGAGATCGCCGCGCAGATCGGCGATACGGTCGAGTCGGTGCTACACCAGAGCTAG
- a CDS encoding AAA family ATPase has translation MSDQHDITSNIDLLLQTLPTGIRAALEQGEESKDDLLEIVMDLGRLPEARYRDSERLLSSEDVTREDIDYVISRIGMFGEDNRAGIPRTLHRISGIRNRSGDVIGLTCRVGRAVYGTIIILRDLVESGQSVLLLGRPGVGKTTMLRETARVLADELRKRVVIVDTSNEIAGDGDVPHPGIGRARRMQVPRPSEQHAIMIEAVENHMPQVIVIDEIGTELEAQAARTIAERGVQLIGTAHGNTLDNLMINPTLSDLIGGIQAVTLGDDEARRRGTQKTVLERKAPPTFDILVEIQSWDKVLVYPDVAAAVDSILRGEEPQAELRERNADGDIQVETKGHAPREGFERAEYSSRRRDGGERGGEPGRRRDGGQRGAGVAQAANRDRAALSGNSGAMNGVSAQRIYPFGISRDRLEKAIHALRVPATIVREMGEATLVMTLKNYYRQGSERVRQAEGRGVPVYVLRNNTAHQMERQLADIFHLGDVTPEVVPAYRGNFYEDEEQEARVETESAITQVLNGEQHAVELTPRSNYIRKIQHQMAERYNVRSESRGREPHRRVKVSRG, from the coding sequence ATGTCAGATCAACACGATATCACAAGCAACATCGACCTGCTGCTTCAGACGCTGCCGACGGGGATCCGAGCGGCACTTGAGCAAGGGGAGGAGAGCAAAGACGACCTGCTCGAGATCGTGATGGATCTGGGGCGGCTGCCCGAGGCGCGCTACCGCGACAGCGAGCGCCTGCTGAGCAGCGAGGATGTGACCCGTGAGGATATCGACTATGTGATCTCGCGGATCGGCATGTTCGGCGAGGACAACCGCGCTGGCATCCCGCGCACGCTGCACCGCATCTCGGGCATCCGCAACCGCTCGGGCGATGTGATCGGCCTCACGTGCCGCGTGGGGCGCGCCGTGTACGGCACCATCATCATCCTGCGCGACCTAGTGGAGTCGGGCCAGAGCGTGCTGCTGCTGGGCCGCCCCGGCGTGGGCAAGACCACCATGCTGCGCGAGACCGCCCGCGTGCTGGCCGACGAGCTGCGCAAGCGCGTGGTGATTGTAGACACATCCAACGAGATCGCCGGCGACGGCGACGTGCCGCACCCCGGCATTGGCCGCGCCCGCCGCATGCAGGTGCCGCGCCCATCCGAGCAGCACGCGATCATGATCGAGGCGGTGGAGAACCACATGCCGCAGGTGATCGTGATCGACGAGATCGGCACCGAGCTTGAGGCCCAGGCCGCCCGCACCATCGCCGAGCGCGGCGTGCAGCTGATCGGCACCGCCCACGGCAACACGCTCGACAACCTGATGATCAACCCCACGCTCTCCGACCTGATCGGCGGCATCCAGGCTGTGACCCTGGGCGACGACGAGGCCCGGCGGCGCGGCACCCAGAAGACCGTGCTGGAGCGCAAGGCCCCGCCCACCTTCGACATCCTGGTCGAGATCCAGAGCTGGGACAAGGTGCTGGTCTACCCCGATGTGGCCGCCGCCGTCGACTCCATCCTGCGTGGCGAGGAGCCGCAGGCCGAGCTGCGCGAGCGCAACGCCGACGGCGACATCCAGGTGGAGACCAAAGGCCACGCCCCGCGCGAAGGCTTCGAGCGCGCCGAGTACAGCAGCCGCAGGCGCGACGGCGGCGAGCGCGGCGGCGAGCCGGGCCGCAGGCGCGATGGCGGCCAGCGCGGCGCAGGCGTGGCCCAGGCGGCCAACCGCGACCGGGCGGCGCTCTCGGGCAACAGCGGCGCGATGAACGGGGTGTCGGCCCAGCGGATCTACCCCTTCGGGATCAGCCGCGACCGGCTGGAGAAGGCCATCCACGCGCTGCGCGTGCCCGCCACCATCGTGCGCGAGATGGGCGAGGCCACACTGGTGATGACGCTAAAAAACTACTACCGCCAAGGCTCCGAGCGCGTACGCCAGGCCGAGGGCCGGGGCGTGCCGGTCTACGTGCTGCGCAACAACACCGCCCACCAGATGGAGCGCCAGCTGGCCGACATCTTCCACCTGGGCGATGTCACCCCCGAGGTGGTGCCCGCCTACCGCGGCAACTTCTACGAGGATGAGGAACAGGAGGCCCGCGTCGAGACCGAGAGCGCGATCACCCAGGTGCTGAACGGCGAGCAGCACGCGGTGGAGCTGACGCCGCGCAGCAACTACATCCGCAAGATCCAACACCAGATGGCGGAGCGGTATAATGTCCGCTCGGAGAGCCGTGGCCGCGAGCCACATCGGCGCGTGAAAGTTTCCAGAGGCTAG
- the pdxT gene encoding pyridoxal 5'-phosphate synthase glutaminase subunit PdxT, translating into MTTGVLALQGDFREHKAKLQHIGAEVVEVRQLKHLDTVDRLIIPGGESTTIGRLMVIYNLLEPIRERALAGMPIWGTCAGAILLAKQIADGKPGQPGLQLMDITARRNAFGRQLDSFEATTQIAALGEEPIRTVFIRAPTIEQVGAGVDILGKLDDGRIIAAQQGKLLASSFHPELTDDDRMHRYFLEL; encoded by the coding sequence ATGACAACAGGAGTTCTCGCCCTGCAGGGCGATTTCCGCGAGCACAAAGCGAAGCTTCAACACATCGGCGCGGAGGTTGTTGAGGTTCGGCAGCTGAAACACCTGGACACCGTCGATCGTCTCATCATCCCAGGCGGGGAAAGCACCACCATCGGGCGGCTGATGGTGATCTACAATCTGCTGGAGCCGATCCGCGAGCGCGCCCTGGCCGGGATGCCGATCTGGGGCACGTGCGCGGGGGCCATCCTGCTGGCCAAGCAGATCGCCGACGGCAAGCCGGGCCAGCCGGGGCTGCAGCTGATGGACATCACCGCGCGGCGCAACGCCTTCGGGCGGCAGCTCGACAGCTTCGAGGCCACCACGCAGATCGCGGCGCTGGGCGAGGAGCCCATCCGCACCGTGTTTATCCGCGCCCCGACCATCGAGCAGGTGGGCGCGGGGGTCGATATTCTGGGCAAGCTCGACGATGGCCGGATCATCGCCGCGCAGCAAGGGAAGCTGCTCGCCAGCTCATTTCACCCCGAGCTGACCGACGACGACCGGATGCACCGCTATTTTCTCGAACTCTAA
- the pdxS gene encoding pyridoxal 5'-phosphate synthase lyase subunit PdxS codes for MDKSTWTTKAGLAQMLKGGVIMDVVTPEQAKIAEEAGACAVMALERVPADIRAQGGVARMSDPELILKIMEAVTIPVMAKARIGHFVEAQVLESLGIDYIDESEVLTPADEEHHINKHTFKVPFVCGCRNLGEALRRVAEGSAMLRTKGEAGTGDVVEAVRHARTVFSEIRRLGSMDEDELYTYAKNIQAPYDLVRSVAENKQLPVVNFAAGGIATPADAALLMQLGVDGVFVGSGIFKSGDPAKRARAIVQATTHFNEPEIIAEVSKGLGEPMVGISVNSLQQGQLMAGRGW; via the coding sequence ATGGACAAGTCAACATGGACAACAAAGGCTGGGCTGGCGCAGATGCTCAAGGGCGGCGTGATCATGGATGTGGTCACCCCCGAGCAGGCCAAGATCGCCGAGGAGGCAGGCGCGTGCGCCGTGATGGCGCTTGAGCGCGTCCCGGCGGACATCCGCGCCCAGGGCGGCGTAGCGCGCATGAGCGACCCCGAGCTGATCCTCAAGATCATGGAGGCGGTGACGATCCCGGTGATGGCCAAGGCCCGCATCGGCCACTTTGTGGAGGCGCAGGTGCTTGAGTCGCTCGGGATCGACTATATCGACGAGAGCGAGGTGCTGACCCCGGCGGATGAGGAGCACCACATCAACAAGCACACGTTCAAAGTGCCGTTCGTGTGCGGCTGCCGCAACCTGGGCGAGGCGCTGCGCCGCGTGGCCGAAGGATCGGCGATGCTGCGCACCAAGGGCGAGGCCGGCACCGGCGACGTGGTGGAGGCCGTGCGCCACGCCCGCACCGTGTTCAGCGAGATCCGCCGACTAGGCAGCATGGATGAGGACGAGCTGTACACCTACGCCAAGAACATCCAGGCGCCCTACGATCTGGTGCGCTCGGTGGCCGAAAACAAGCAGCTGCCGGTGGTGAACTTCGCCGCAGGCGGCATCGCCACCCCCGCCGACGCCGCGCTGCTGATGCAGCTGGGCGTGGACGGCGTGTTCGTTGGCTCCGGCATCTTCAAGTCGGGCGACCCGGCCAAGCGCGCGCGCGCGATCGTGCAGGCCACCACCCACTTCAACGAGCCGGAGATCATCGCCGAGGTCTCCAAGGGCCTGGGCGAGCCGATGGTCGGGATCAGCGTCAACTCGCTGCAGCAGGGCCAGCTGATGGCCGGGCGCGGCTGGTAG
- a CDS encoding threonine synthase — protein sequence MSQSTITHLECGACGQRYAHDQLLNLCPACGKPLLARYDLERAAATLTPEALARRPASMWRYREVMPVQDDAYILSLGEGWTPLARATRLGQQIGCPNTLIKDESLNPTGSFKARGLSAAVSRAYELGAQALAVPSAGNAAGAMSAYAALAGLPAHVFMPADVPMPFRVECAALGAEVTLVDGLINDCGARVREGVQQGRWFDVSTLREPYRIEGKKTMGYELAEQLGWRLPDVLIYPTGGGTGLIGMWKAFDEMEQIGLIGPKRPRLVSVQSEGCAPIVRAFEQGVEHAELWQGARTIADGIRVPVAIGDFLMLRAIRASGGCAVAVSDESLRESTRLMGAATGIFPAPEGAACLTAQRLLLERGWIARDEQVVLFNTGTGLKYAHLWA from the coding sequence ATGAGCCAGTCGACCATAACCCACCTTGAGTGCGGGGCGTGCGGCCAGCGCTACGCCCACGATCAGCTGCTGAACCTCTGCCCGGCGTGCGGCAAGCCGCTGCTGGCGCGCTACGACCTAGAGCGCGCGGCGGCCACGCTCACCCCCGAGGCGCTGGCCAGGCGGCCCGCCAGCATGTGGCGCTACCGCGAGGTGATGCCGGTGCAGGATGACGCGTACATCCTCAGCCTGGGCGAGGGCTGGACGCCGCTAGCCCGCGCCACCCGGCTGGGCCAGCAGATCGGCTGCCCCAACACCCTGATCAAAGACGAGTCGCTCAACCCCACCGGCAGCTTCAAGGCCCGTGGCCTGAGCGCGGCGGTGAGCCGGGCCTACGAGCTGGGCGCGCAGGCCCTGGCTGTGCCCAGCGCGGGCAACGCCGCCGGTGCCATGAGCGCCTACGCCGCGCTGGCCGGGCTGCCCGCCCACGTGTTCATGCCCGCCGACGTGCCCATGCCGTTCCGCGTGGAGTGCGCCGCGCTGGGCGCGGAGGTGACGCTGGTGGATGGCCTGATCAACGACTGCGGGGCGCGGGTGCGCGAGGGCGTGCAGCAGGGCCGCTGGTTCGACGTGAGCACGCTGCGCGAGCCGTACCGGATCGAGGGCAAGAAGACCATGGGCTACGAGCTGGCCGAGCAGCTGGGCTGGCGGCTGCCCGACGTGCTGATCTACCCCACCGGCGGCGGCACCGGCCTGATCGGCATGTGGAAGGCCTTCGACGAGATGGAGCAGATCGGGCTGATCGGCCCCAAGCGCCCCCGGCTGGTGAGCGTGCAGAGCGAGGGCTGCGCGCCGATCGTGCGGGCCTTCGAGCAGGGCGTGGAGCACGCCGAGCTGTGGCAGGGCGCGCGCACCATCGCCGACGGCATCCGCGTGCCGGTGGCGATCGGCGACTTTCTGATGCTGCGGGCCATCCGCGCCAGCGGGGGCTGCGCCGTGGCCGTGAGCGACGAGAGCCTGCGCGAGAGCACCCGGCTGATGGGGGCCGCCACCGGCATCTTCCCCGCCCCCGAGGGCGCGGCGTGCCTGACGGCCCAGCGCCTGCTGCTTGAGCGCGGCTGGATCGCCCGCGACGAGCAGGTGGTGCTGTTCAACACCGGCACCGGCCTGAAGTACGCCCACCTGTGGGCCTAG
- a CDS encoding SDR family NAD(P)-dependent oxidoreductase, with product MATPGNVMIITGASSGFGKLTALLAAQKGYRVVVAARRAERLNELVEEIEMKGGTALAIPCDVTKPEDQKNLIDQTIRRFGRIDVLVNNAGVPLKESFAEAAIDDLRRQWETNVLSLVLLTKRALPALLRSHGVVINIGSMAGHFSLPGWGNYFPTKVSVRSLSHSLRRELLPYGVRVSLVEPGPFKTEFGEMAGAEMPGLEPIQVAKKIVKLAERPSRTAIVPGWLGVAVLLAGGIAALLPDVIDLAYLLIGRRKLGGAKDAPGATAVAS from the coding sequence ATGGCCACACCTGGCAATGTCATGATCATCACCGGGGCCTCAAGCGGGTTTGGAAAGCTGACGGCGCTGCTCGCGGCGCAGAAGGGCTACCGCGTGGTGGTGGCCGCCCGCCGCGCCGAGCGGCTGAATGAGCTGGTCGAGGAGATCGAGATGAAGGGCGGCACCGCGCTGGCCATCCCCTGCGATGTGACCAAGCCCGAGGATCAGAAAAACCTGATCGACCAGACCATCCGCCGCTTTGGCCGGATCGATGTGCTGGTGAATAACGCCGGCGTGCCGCTGAAGGAGAGCTTCGCCGAGGCTGCGATCGACGACCTGCGCCGCCAGTGGGAGACCAATGTGCTCAGCCTGGTGCTGCTCACCAAGCGCGCCCTGCCCGCCCTGCTGCGCTCGCACGGCGTGGTGATCAACATCGGCTCGATGGCGGGCCACTTCTCGCTGCCCGGCTGGGGCAACTACTTCCCCACCAAGGTCTCGGTGCGCAGCCTGAGCCACTCGCTGCGCCGCGAGCTGCTGCCCTATGGCGTGCGGGTGTCGCTGGTCGAGCCGGGGCCGTTCAAGACCGAGTTTGGCGAGATGGCCGGGGCCGAGATGCCCGGCCTAGAGCCGATACAGGTGGCCAAGAAGATCGTGAAGCTGGCCGAGCGCCCCAGCCGCACCGCGATCGTGCCGGGCTGGCTGGGCGTGGCGGTGCTGCTGGCGGGCGGCATCGCCGCGCTGCTGCCCGACGTGATCGACCTGGCCTATCTCCTGATCGGCAGGCGCAAGCTCGGCGGGGCGAAGGATGCCCCAGGTGCTACTGCGGTGGCATCCTGA
- a CDS encoding HAD-IA family hydrolase — MSTHDNTPTRAALWDMDGTLLDSAEYHWLSWRDTLEQAGWPVTETYFQATFGQRNDVILRGLMGEDLSDSEIARIGGIKEELYRQMVRERGIHLLPGVRQWLDRLQRAGFRQAVASSAPRANVDAIIDVLDIAQYFSAVTSAEDVTYGKPDPQVFQLAAQRLGAHPAHCVVFEDAPAGVEAARRASMRVVGILSTHGSLQADVVVRSLEELPEDAIELLLARES, encoded by the coding sequence ATGAGCACACACGACAACACACCCACCCGCGCCGCCCTGTGGGACATGGACGGCACCCTTCTCGACTCCGCCGAGTACCACTGGCTTTCGTGGCGCGACACGCTTGAGCAGGCTGGCTGGCCGGTAACCGAGACCTATTTTCAGGCCACCTTCGGGCAGCGCAACGACGTGATCCTGCGCGGCCTGATGGGCGAAGATCTGAGCGACAGCGAGATCGCCCGCATCGGCGGCATCAAAGAGGAGCTGTACCGCCAGATGGTGCGCGAGCGCGGCATCCACCTGCTGCCGGGCGTGCGCCAGTGGCTCGATCGGCTGCAGCGGGCCGGGTTCCGCCAGGCCGTCGCCTCATCCGCACCGCGCGCCAACGTGGATGCGATTATCGATGTGCTGGACATCGCACAGTACTTCTCGGCGGTCACATCTGCCGAGGATGTGACCTATGGCAAGCCCGACCCGCAGGTCTTCCAGCTGGCCGCCCAGCGGCTGGGGGCGCACCCCGCCCACTGCGTCGTCTTCGAGGACGCCCCGGCGGGCGTCGAGGCCGCCCGGCGCGCCAGCATGCGCGTGGTCGGCATCCTCTCCACCCACGGCAGCCTTCAGGCCGATGTGGTTGTGCGCTCGCTTGAAGAACTGCCCGAGGACGCGATCGAACTGCTGCTCGCGCGTGAGAGCTAG
- a CDS encoding 1-acyl-sn-glycerol-3-phosphate acyltransferase: protein MEAAMGMYTSRHPAARIKIPAHLFMSVIRLYCRLKVEGSEHIPEHGPFLLVANHTSHADTPLLYASLPSKLWPNVVAAAASDYFFTGGTMEKVSRVLFNTIPIARKPKVGVDPLRHVVRALREGYGVVLYPEGTRSRDGSMAQFRSGVGRLLADFPYLPVLPAYIEGTGRVMPKNRVLPRPYPVTVRFGPVIDHLVADPGNKHTWRAVSRELHDVVAALGEGQASIK from the coding sequence ATGGAAGCAGCCATGGGAATGTATACGAGCCGACATCCGGCAGCCCGCATCAAGATCCCTGCGCATCTCTTTATGAGCGTCATCCGGCTCTACTGCCGACTGAAGGTCGAGGGTAGCGAGCATATCCCCGAGCACGGTCCCTTCCTGCTGGTCGCCAACCACACCAGCCATGCCGACACCCCGCTGCTCTACGCCAGCCTGCCCTCGAAGCTATGGCCAAATGTGGTGGCCGCCGCCGCCAGCGACTACTTCTTCACCGGTGGGACGATGGAGAAGGTGTCGCGCGTGCTGTTCAACACCATCCCGATCGCGCGCAAGCCCAAGGTGGGCGTCGACCCGCTGCGCCACGTGGTGCGGGCGCTGCGCGAGGGCTACGGCGTGGTGCTCTACCCCGAGGGCACGCGCAGCCGCGATGGCTCGATGGCACAGTTCCGCAGCGGCGTGGGGCGGCTGCTGGCCGATTTCCCCTACCTGCCCGTGCTGCCCGCCTATATCGAGGGCACTGGCCGCGTGATGCCCAAGAACCGCGTCCTGCCGCGCCCCTACCCCGTGACCGTGCGCTTCGGGCCGGTGATCGACCACCTGGTGGCCGACCCCGGCAACAAGCACACCTGGCGCGCGGTCTCGCGCGAGCTGCACGATGTGGTTGCGGCGCTCGGCGAGGGTCAGGCTAGTATCAAGTAG
- a CDS encoding nicotinate phosphoribosyltransferase encodes MPEVSRRAVEGILFTDQYQLTMAQLYFRMGIHENTAQFEHYFRSYPDYGGHQAGYCVSAGLGTLLEWMEGARFGEEELAMLRSQRANDGSQLFHDDFLAWLRKNGSFGALSLQAIPEGRVVHPNTPLTVVRGPLAMAQIIETPLLNIINYQTLVATKAARIRESGGGQLVLEFGVRRGQGIGAIEGGRAALIGGADFTSDVGISHALGYQPKGTHAHAMIQAFMAMGLTELDAFRAYAEAYPDDCLLLVDTINTLESGVPNAIRVFEELRAKGHRPVGVRLDSGDLAYLTIEVAKMLDDAGFPEAGIVLSSNLDEMIIWQIKTQIREEAERHGLDANAVLRRLTYGVGTRLITSWGAPALGGVYKLMALQHQGVWSPAIKLSDSAEKTPNPGNKRLWRLYDRRGSATADLLTLEDEDPREWDQIILRHPSDINKSRIVRASDISQIEPVLADVLAEGKLVYDPPTLDDMRLARRTDVKRLDPGVKRLVNPHVYHVSLSQALWELKERLITEARAK; translated from the coding sequence ATGCCAGAGGTTAGCCGCCGCGCGGTCGAGGGGATCCTCTTCACCGATCAGTATCAGCTCACGATGGCCCAGCTCTACTTTCGCATGGGCATCCACGAGAACACCGCGCAGTTCGAGCACTACTTCCGCAGCTACCCCGACTACGGCGGACACCAGGCGGGCTACTGTGTGAGCGCGGGGCTGGGCACCCTGCTAGAGTGGATGGAGGGCGCGCGCTTTGGCGAGGAGGAGCTGGCCATGCTGCGCAGCCAGCGGGCCAATGATGGCAGCCAGCTGTTCCACGATGATTTCCTGGCCTGGCTGCGCAAAAACGGCAGCTTTGGGGCGCTCTCGCTGCAGGCCATCCCCGAGGGGCGCGTGGTGCACCCCAACACCCCGCTGACGGTGGTGCGCGGGCCGCTGGCCATGGCTCAGATCATCGAGACGCCGCTGCTGAACATCATCAACTACCAGACGCTGGTGGCCACCAAGGCGGCGCGTATCCGCGAGAGCGGCGGCGGCCAGCTGGTGCTGGAGTTCGGGGTGCGGCGCGGGCAGGGCATCGGCGCGATCGAGGGCGGGCGGGCCGCGCTGATCGGCGGGGCCGACTTCACCAGCGACGTGGGCATCTCGCACGCGCTGGGCTACCAGCCCAAGGGCACCCACGCCCACGCCATGATCCAGGCCTTCATGGCCATGGGCCTGACCGAGCTTGACGCCTTCCGCGCCTACGCCGAGGCCTACCCCGACGACTGCCTGCTGCTGGTGGATACGATCAACACGCTGGAGAGCGGCGTTCCAAACGCCATCCGCGTGTTCGAGGAGCTGCGCGCCAAGGGCCACCGCCCGGTGGGCGTGCGGCTGGACTCGGGCGACCTGGCCTACCTGACGATCGAGGTGGCCAAGATGCTGGATGACGCCGGGTTCCCCGAGGCGGGCATCGTGCTCTCTAGCAACCTGGATGAGATGATCATCTGGCAGATCAAGACCCAGATCCGCGAGGAGGCCGAGCGCCACGGGCTGGATGCCAACGCGGTGCTGCGGCGGCTGACCTACGGCGTAGGCACCCGCCTGATCACATCGTGGGGCGCGCCCGCCCTGGGCGGCGTGTATAAGCTGATGGCGCTGCAGCACCAGGGTGTGTGGTCGCCCGCCATCAAGCTGTCGGACTCGGCGGAGAAGACGCCGAACCCCGGCAACAAGCGGCTGTGGCGGCTCTACGACCGGCGCGGCAGCGCCACCGCCGACCTGCTGACGCTGGAGGATGAGGATCCGCGCGAGTGGGACCAGATCATCCTGCGCCACCCCAGCGATATCAACAAGTCGCGCATCGTGCGCGCCAGCGATATCTCGCAGATCGAGCCGGTGCTGGCGGATGTGCTGGCCGAGGGCAAACTGGTGTACGACCCGCCCACGCTGGACGACATGCGCCTGGCCCGCCGCACCGATGTGAAGCGGCTCGACCCCGGCGTGAAGCGCCTGGTGAACCCGCATGTCTACCACGTCTCGCTCTCGCAGGCCCTGTGGGAGCTGAAGGAGCGCCTGATCACCGAGGCGCGCGCGAAGTAG
- a CDS encoding SURF1 family protein, giving the protein MFVQYLFQGRRGIFTALVVLMAIVFCGLGIWQLNRLGQRFAMIDLMRERMAQPVVELTGGEALDTAALDYRRIQVRGTFEPSQEILRRNRSFNGATGFHLVTPFHIAGSTKALLVDRGWIPYDQSSPAQRAAFAPPSGEVTIEGIAQQSQDADAAPFDPPLASGQTRLDAWFRINIARIQQQVAEPLLPIFIEQQPSEGEEQTSFPLRSATELPSAGNHLSYAIQWFSFAIILVSGYLVFMHRQRHNLLEEALPTAQGRPG; this is encoded by the coding sequence ATGTTTGTTCAGTATCTATTTCAAGGCCGCCGCGGCATATTCACCGCGCTGGTGGTGCTGATGGCGATCGTGTTCTGCGGGCTGGGCATCTGGCAGCTCAACCGGCTCGGCCAGCGCTTCGCCATGATCGACCTGATGCGCGAGCGTATGGCGCAGCCTGTGGTGGAGCTCACCGGGGGCGAGGCCCTCGACACCGCCGCGCTCGACTACCGCCGCATCCAGGTGCGCGGCACCTTCGAGCCATCGCAGGAGATCCTGCGCCGCAACCGCTCGTTCAACGGTGCCACCGGCTTCCACCTCGTCACGCCATTTCACATCGCCGGTTCCACCAAGGCCCTGCTGGTCGACCGCGGCTGGATCCCCTACGACCAATCATCCCCCGCCCAGCGCGCCGCCTTCGCACCGCCCAGCGGCGAGGTGACGATCGAGGGCATCGCGCAGCAGTCGCAGGATGCCGACGCGGCCCCATTCGACCCGCCGCTCGCCAGCGGCCAGACGCGGCTGGATGCCTGGTTCCGCATCAACATTGCGCGCATCCAGCAGCAGGTGGCCGAGCCGCTACTGCCGATCTTCATCGAGCAGCAGCCCAGCGAGGGCGAGGAGCAGACCAGCTTCCCGCTGCGCAGCGCCACCGAGCTGCCGAGCGCTGGGAACCATCTGTCCTACGCCATCCAGTGGTTCTCGTTTGCGATCATCCTGGTGAGCGGCTACCTGGTGTTCATGCATCGCCAGCGGCACAACCTGCTGGAAGAAGCGCTGCCCACAGCGCAGGGCAGGCCCGGCTAG